One window of the Myxococcales bacterium genome contains the following:
- a CDS encoding alkene reductase — translation MKLLEPITLAALALPNRVVMAPMTRSRADADGRVGALQATYYQQRASAGLIISEGVNVSRDAIGSPLTPGLFDAAQVEAWRGVTAAVHAAGGRIFAQLWHTGRVGHSSVRGGALPVAPSAVRIEGQQHFTSTGPQDYETPRALTLDEIRATVADYGAAAAHARDAGFDGVELHGAFGYLPNQFLVDGANQRTDAYGGSIEHRARFTLEVMAALIEVWGPGRVGIKLSPTIPYNNMIDRDPLALFTYLIERLDQLPLAYLHLMQGMFPLDRFPTWPADALATFGPLFHGPIITNGGYDRAKAEAALASGAAQLVSFGTPYIANPDLVERLAADAALAQPDRATMYGGGAHGYVDYPALAQERRAE, via the coding sequence ATGAAGCTCCTCGAACCGATCACGCTCGCAGCGCTGGCGCTGCCCAACCGGGTCGTCATGGCCCCGATGACCCGCAGCCGCGCCGACGCGGACGGGCGGGTGGGGGCGCTCCAGGCCACCTACTACCAGCAGCGCGCGAGCGCCGGGCTGATCATCAGCGAGGGCGTCAACGTCTCGCGCGACGCCATCGGCAGCCCGCTCACGCCCGGGCTGTTCGACGCCGCCCAGGTCGAGGCCTGGCGCGGCGTGACCGCGGCGGTCCACGCCGCCGGCGGGCGGATCTTCGCGCAGCTCTGGCACACCGGGCGGGTCGGGCACTCGTCGGTGCGCGGCGGCGCGCTGCCGGTCGCGCCGTCGGCGGTGCGGATCGAGGGCCAGCAGCACTTCACCTCGACCGGCCCGCAGGACTACGAGACCCCGCGCGCCCTGACGCTCGACGAGATCCGCGCCACCGTGGCCGACTACGGCGCGGCCGCGGCCCACGCCCGGGACGCCGGGTTCGACGGCGTCGAGCTGCACGGCGCGTTCGGCTACCTCCCGAACCAGTTCCTGGTCGACGGCGCCAACCAGCGCACCGACGCGTACGGCGGCTCGATCGAGCACCGCGCCCGGTTCACGCTCGAGGTGATGGCCGCGCTGATCGAGGTCTGGGGACCGGGCCGGGTCGGGATCAAGCTGTCGCCGACGATCCCGTACAACAACATGATCGACCGCGATCCCCTGGCGCTGTTCACCTACCTGATCGAGCGCCTCGACCAGCTACCGCTCGCGTACCTGCACCTGATGCAGGGGATGTTCCCGCTCGATCGGTTCCCGACCTGGCCCGCCGACGCGCTCGCGACGTTCGGCCCGCTGTTCCACGGCCCGATCATCACCAACGGCGGCTACGACCGCGCCAAGGCCGAGGCGGCGCTCGCCAGCGGCGCGGCCCAGCTGGTGTCGTTCGGGACGCCGTACATCGCCAACCCCGATCTGGTCGAGCGCCTGGCCGCCGACGCGGCGCTGGCGCAGCCGGATCGCGCGACCATGTACGGCGGCGGCGCCCACGGCTACGTCGACTACCCTGCGCTGGCGCAGGAGCGGCGCGCCGAGTAG
- a CDS encoding flavin monoamine oxidase family protein, producing the protein MSERTDVAIIGAGFAGLSAARALARAGRAAVVLEARDRVGGRVYTERPAGGPWVDLGGQWVGPTQDHLLGLLREQGAATFPTWTTGDNLVVVEGRARRYRGTIPRLGLRSLIDVGLAQWRLERMARQVPLDAPWRAKRAAAWDATTLGAWLDQHLSTKVARDLLGAGLESVFAASPRDLSLLHALFYIHSGKDLDTLFGTTDGAQATRVDGGMQPVAERLAVGLDVRLEHPVRKIEHGDQVTIHHDRGALIADRVIVAIPPHLVAAIDFAPALPRDRAALVAGMPMGAVIKCTAVYPRPFWRDRGLSGLSLSDRGPIHVAFDNSPPDGSCGVLMGFAEADAARRLGTLTIAERQVEAVACFARVYGDRARAVDRYADHVWERDPWSGGCYGAFAPPGLWTSVGRVIRTPVGRLHWAGTETATAWSGYIDGAIASGLRAAAEV; encoded by the coding sequence ATGAGCGAGCGCACCGACGTGGCCATCATCGGCGCCGGGTTCGCGGGCCTGTCGGCGGCGCGCGCGCTCGCCCGGGCCGGCCGCGCCGCCGTGGTGCTCGAGGCCCGCGACCGCGTCGGCGGCCGGGTCTACACCGAGCGACCGGCCGGCGGCCCCTGGGTCGACCTGGGCGGTCAGTGGGTGGGGCCGACCCAGGACCACCTGCTGGGCCTCCTGCGCGAGCAAGGCGCGGCCACGTTCCCGACCTGGACCACCGGCGACAACCTGGTCGTCGTCGAGGGCCGCGCCCGGCGCTACCGCGGCACGATCCCGCGGCTCGGCCTGCGCAGCCTGATCGACGTCGGCCTGGCCCAGTGGCGGCTCGAGCGCATGGCCCGGCAGGTGCCGCTCGACGCGCCGTGGCGGGCCAAGCGCGCGGCGGCGTGGGACGCGACCACGCTGGGGGCGTGGCTCGATCAGCACCTCTCGACCAAGGTCGCGCGCGATCTGCTGGGCGCGGGGCTCGAGTCCGTGTTCGCCGCGAGCCCGCGCGACCTGTCGCTCCTGCACGCGCTGTTCTACATCCACTCGGGCAAGGACCTCGACACGCTGTTCGGCACCACCGACGGCGCCCAGGCCACGCGCGTCGACGGCGGCATGCAGCCGGTCGCCGAGCGGCTCGCGGTCGGCCTCGACGTCCGGCTCGAGCACCCGGTGCGCAAGATCGAGCACGGCGACCAGGTCACGATCCACCACGACCGCGGCGCGCTGATCGCCGATCGCGTGATCGTCGCCATCCCGCCGCACCTGGTCGCGGCGATCGACTTCGCGCCGGCGCTGCCGCGCGATCGCGCCGCGCTCGTGGCCGGCATGCCCATGGGCGCGGTGATCAAGTGCACCGCGGTCTACCCGCGGCCGTTCTGGCGCGACCGCGGCCTGTCGGGGCTGTCGCTGTCCGACCGCGGCCCGATCCACGTCGCGTTCGACAACTCGCCGCCCGACGGCAGCTGCGGCGTGCTGATGGGCTTCGCCGAGGCCGACGCCGCGCGCCGCCTGGGCACGCTCACCATCGCCGAGCGCCAGGTCGAGGCCGTGGCCTGCTTCGCGCGCGTCTACGGCGACCGTGCCCGCGCGGTCGACCGCTACGCCGATCACGTCTGGGAGCGCGATCCGTGGTCGGGCGGCTGCTACGGCGCGTTCGCCCCGCCCGGCCTGTGGACCTCGGTCGGCCGGGTCATCCGCACGCCGGTCGGCCGCCTGCACTGGGCCGGCACCGAGACCGCCACCGCCTGGAGCGGCTACATCGACGGCGCGATCGCCTCGGGCCTGCGCGCCGCCGCCGAGGTGTGA